AAGACTAATTGATTGCTTTCAAGCAACTTTATTGGAAGCAAAGAGCTAACCTTTGTTTTACTTTGATTATAAATACAGTGCCAAGGCAACTGATGAATATGAGTTGGCACGGAAGAAAGTGGCAGCTTTTATTAATGCATCAGATTCTGCTGAGATTGTTTTCACAAGAAACGCTACTGAGGCTATTAATTTAGTGGCTTATTCTTGGGGTTTGTCCAATTTAAAGCCCAGGGATGAGGTTGTCTTAATAGATCTCTtttataagaaagaaaaaaggattttcttatctttttacATCTAGGGTAGTTGTTAGTTTTCATTGAATCATGATGTTTGAAGATTTATGTTTGCAGATTATACTTACAATAGCTGAGCATCACAGTGCTATTGTTCCTTGGCAAATTGTGGCACAAAAAACGGgtgctattttgaaatttgtaagTTTAGATGAGAATGAGGTTCCGGATGTAGAGAAGCTGAGAGAGATGATTTCTACAAGTACCAAACTTGTAGTTGTTCATCATGTGTCTAATGTGCTTGGTAGGTTTTTGTTTACATTGATTGTTCCTGTTTTGCTTGTGAATACTTTTAAAGAAGACAAAttaatctctctctctctcttttttattttttatatcttttctCCGTGCTGAGCCATTGGcttcaatttatattttcttttgtgaaTTGAACTTagctaaattttatatttgagtcTAACCTATGCACTTGAAGTTTCCCGATTACACATTCCTGTTTGAGTACACTAAACCAGctcaaatcaatatatatttttagttggGAGTTGTAGTCTTTGGTTTATTGGAATATAAGTTTCTGGCGATGCAGCGAATTAGATGTGCTTCTAGTTGTAATCTCTACTGCTATCCCTTCCACTGAAAAAAAGGGAATTAACAGAAAAAGTTCGTTAGTAGAATAAATCACCATCTGATCATATTATGTTTTCCCAAAGTTATTGATGGATGATCTCATTTTCATCAATATTATAATTAGCATTGTGATACTTACAGGACcaaactttctttttcttgcagGCTCAGTTCTTCCCATTGAAGACATTGTGATTTGGGCTCATGCAGTTGGGGCAAAAGTGCTTGTAGATGCTTGTCAAAGTGTTCCCCATATGGTGGTTGATGTCCAAGGTCTTGATGCTGACTTTCTTGTTGCTTCTTCTCACAAGGTTAGTTTGTCACCTTATGTATGCTCTAAGCTTTATATGGACAAGTATACATGGTTAAGGAATAAACATGCTTCAGATGTGTGGGCCTACAGGCATTGGATTCTTATTTGGCAAGAGCAATCTCTTGTTAACCATGCCTCCATTCTTAGGTATGCCGTTGCTTTCTTTCCATTTATAGTTTAAGTCTTATCTGTAACAGTTTTTTCTATCTGAATCCTTGGGAAAAGAGTCATGGAAGTAGTTTAAAGCTGATCCTAGTAATGATTTTTCTCCTTTCAGGTGGTGGAGAAATGATCTCTGACGTGTTCTTAGATCATTCAACATATGCAGAACCCCCGTCCAGGTTAGTGATCTTATCTTCATCCTAAAAGTATGCTTTTATAAAGAGTTCAAGGATGAGAGGAGCGTTTGcagtttttaatttgtttgagtTATGCTTGTCTTATTAAGTTGACTTTTTGAATAGCAGAATTTGAGTCCTATGATCCCTGTTTTCTCATTAAGCTGCTACATTATTGAATGTCATCGAGCATGGACAAAGATATGATAAGATCAATGTCATGGATaaaccacttttttttttggggggggggatGCTTATAAGTTCAAGGTCCGAGTTAATCTCCCTTTTAACTGCATgaaattttttctttactttcctcATTGTAATAAACCCTTTGTAGACTGCTTCAACTGGTAAATTATTAGTAATATATCTCACTTGTGAAcatttttttccctaaattttagcaattgaaatattttttcctaaccgaaagaaagaaagaaaacaacaaagtAATGACAAGACACTCgacagaaaaaaattaaaaaacagcaaatggaaaataaatatacaaggTTGTTGGTAAAAGTAAGGCCTAACAACTGGAAATTGGCTCCTATTAACTGATTCTATAGTAGCTACCTTCAATGAGAAGCATACTCCACATGTATGTGCCAGTTGTCAAAGAAAGTTCTGCAAAATGGAGTTCTCAGTATTTCTAGATATTAGCTATAGTTTTCTGTGTGCAAAGTAATCAGCCTTTACTTGTTGAATGCTTCATTTGTATGCTGCTGTTGCTGCTGCAAAAGCAGTTTTCAGAACCTTGCTAATGGTAGATTCATATACACACTCGCACAAACTGCTTCATTTGaccataaatttagaatttagtccgcTGAAAAGAACTGCCCCTTGTTTGTTTTAAAGCCATATGTCATTCAACTAATTGTCAGTCTGaatattcaatattttgttTCCTATAATGTCTCATTCTGTTCTCGCTCTTCAATCGGATTAGATTTGAAGCTGGAACACCTGCAATCGGTGAGGCTATTGGATTAGGGGCAGCAATTGACTACTTGTCTGGGATTGGCATGCAGAAGATTCATGACTATGAGGTGAGTTGCTATTTTTTGCTGTTTGTTCTTTCTGTTCCTTCTTCATAAAGTAAAAACCACTTGTTTATGTTTAAAGTATTAGATTCCTTTATTAATTGCCTTGGACGGATAAAACGCCAACCATTTTTGTTGGCTTTATAAATTACAAAGGATAAACTTGGCACAAATTATTTGGTTACAAATACTTAAGGAAGCCATTATTAGGTTATGCTATGGCGGCTGATATATATCCTTGAGATTTCTGTTGGCTACTTTTATGGTTTGGACTTTGGAATGTATGAAACCTTTcttccctttataatctttgtTGTTGCTTCATAATGATTCCAAAGCAGTTTAAGAGgctaaaatactaaaaaagtTTGAATACATTTCTTAAATAAGCTCTTATACTTTTGTTGTACCTAAATTAGTCCTTATCGTTTTATTTATACCCAACTAAGCCCTTATTTCAAATGAAAGGTTGATTTATGTTCTAGGGTTTATGTAGGTCtaagttaaaggttaagggCTTCTTCGGGTACAAATTAAAGGTCAAGAGCTTATTTGGATATGAATTAAAGTTTAAGGCCTTATTTGAGTGTAGTAAAGGTATAAGGTTTTTTTATCTAAAGTGGTAAAGTTCTAggggttttttatttta
The nucleotide sequence above comes from Gossypium raimondii isolate GPD5lz chromosome 13, ASM2569854v1, whole genome shotgun sequence. Encoded proteins:
- the LOC105783675 gene encoding cysteine desulfurase 1, chloroplastic is translated as MEGLVVKLPSFPFLSPNISSSSSSSTFRLGFRRFSASISAAVNEGFVSLGQLTRPDFPILHQEVNGSKLVYLDNAATSQKPTAVLKSLQNYYEAYNSNVHRGIHYLSAKATDEYELARKKVAAFINASDSAEIVFTRNATEAINLVAYSWGLSNLKPRDEIILTIAEHHSAIVPWQIVAQKTGAILKFVSLDENEVPDVEKLREMISTSTKLVVVHHVSNVLGSVLPIEDIVIWAHAVGAKVLVDACQSVPHMVVDVQGLDADFLVASSHKMCGPTGIGFLFGKSNLLLTMPPFLGGGEMISDVFLDHSTYAEPPSRFEAGTPAIGEAIGLGAAIDYLSGIGMQKIHDYEMELANYLYEKLCSVPNIRIYGPKPSDDIHRAALCSFNIENIHPTDIATFLDQQHGVAIRSGHHCAQPLHRRLGVNASARASLHFYNTEEDVDNFIQSLNDTVSFFNSFK